The nucleotide sequence CGATCCATGCAGACACCCAGAAGTACTACCGCGACGTCTACGATCACCTGGTCCAGCTCGTCGACCTGCTGGAGACGTACCGTGATCTGGTGGTCGGGACGCGGGATATCTATCTCAACGCCCTCTCCCAGTCGACCAACGAGGTGATGAAGGTCCTGACCGTCGTCGCGACGATCTTCATCCCGCTCACGTTCGTCGCCGGCGTCTACGGCATGAACTTCTCCGGCGGGCCGTACAACATGCCCGAGTTGACCTGGGAGTTCGGCTATCCGGCGGTCATGCTCGGCATGGCCGGCGTCGCGGCACTGATGGTGTTTTACTTCCGGCGGCAGTCGTATCTGTGAGAAGTAACGCTGTCTGTGGCCTTCGCTGCCACGTTAACGGCCCAATTGTTCAAGACGAACGCATTGAGTGTAGTCATGCTTCGTTGGATGCCCTTCGTATGTCACATTTCCCTGCTGTGACTGTCCGCTATCACTGAGAACTCATGAACAAACCACTTTAAAATAGACATTTCATGTTTGAGACTGTATCCTCTCTCGCAAAACAATAACAGCCACAAAAGACATAATCGTGAGAATCACGGATGGCAGAGATGTCCGTATACCCATGCGGTAGACGCTGTCATACACCCATACAGAGAAAATGAGTGGGATAACGAAAAGCACGTTCCTTTTTGAAACAAATATGTCCAAATACGCGAGGGTGCCAGCAATCAGTGATAAGACGGCAATGACCTTCGTTGCAAGCATCTCTGGACCGAAAAACATAATCAGACATATGAATATCAAAATCCCAAATAACAGTCCTCGTATCTTTTGTGAATACAGTGGATTGTCGTGCATGGGTTAGGTATACTTTCGATCGTTTCTTTCTGGGTTTTCCGGTGTAATTGGTACTGTATCAACGTGAATTTTCGTGGAGACGGAATCGGTACCAAACGATATCGGATTATAGCATACTAAATCATTCTGTCTGAGTATCACTCGCTGTTTGAACGATCCAGACATACGTCGCCTCATTCTCACTCACACGCCCAAGATCAACGGGCCGATCAACACGCCCATCAGCGAGACACGTCGGGCACCCAATCTGGCAGGGATCAGGCCGACCAGCGTGCTGACGGCGAAGACGACAACCCCGATCGGCCCGGCGAACAACCCCGAGAGCAACGCCAGTACGGCAAGCACGCCGACCGACAGCCGGACGTGATCGAGCCGTCTGACTGCCCGGAGATACCAGTCGCCGACCACCACGACGAGGACGAAACCGACGGCCGCCGCGATGAGAACCGAAGCGACGAGCAGCGGCCACGCGAGCGGCGCGCCCGAGCGGTCGAGCGCGACGAGCACGCCGGTTCGTGGATTGCCGAAGGCGATGAGTGCACAGAGTGCAAAGAGTGTATTCGACGTATTGACACCGCTGGTGGTCACGACGAACCCGCGGCTGCCGTACTTCGACGGCGCGCTGACGAGCGCCAGCGTCGCCGCGATGGCGCTGGAGACGCCCGGCAGGTAGCCAACGATCGCCCCCGAGACGGTGCCCAGCAGCGCGAGTCCGCCGACTGACTTTCGTGTAGTTCGGACGGTGGGGCCGTCCTGGCTCGGGACGCCGGCGCCACGCATGGCGTCGATCAACACCGGCGCGCCGAACAACCCGCCGAACAGCGGCGCGAGCATGCTTCCGACCGGAAGGACGCCGTCGGCGGGCACGTCGAGGGTGACGACGCCAAGGGCGGCACTGACGAGAAACGACAACAGGGCGGCCTTTCGGGCGTGATTGGTCGGCTCCGTCGCGATGACTGCGGCTGCGATGGCCGTCAACACGACCGGCAGCCGGGCGGCAAGCATGGGATAGACTTCCAGCATGACGAGCGTCACCGGGACCGCGAGTGGGAGCGCGAAGACGACAGCGAGCCCGCTCCCCAGCGCCGAAAGTCGAAGCGCCTCGCGACCACGCCCGCCGAGGACGAGGCGATGGCTCGGCAGCGCGCTCGCGGCCATCGCGGGATCGGGGACGCCGAGCGCCAGTGCGGGCACGAAATCCAGAAATGTATGCACGACGCCGGCGGCGAGCATGGCTGCCCCGACCAGCCGCGGCGGGGCTGGTACGCTCGGCGCGACGGCTGCGAGGAGCAACGCGAAGTTGTTCGCGTGCAGTCCCGGCGTCAGCCCGCTGATCGTTCCCAGGCAGATCCCGCCGGCGATGGCCACGATAGCGAGGGCAGTGGCTTCCGGGGCGAACGCGAGTCTGACGCCGAGGTCGAACACGGCGGAAGTGGTCTCCCTCTGTGATTTAAACCTCCGTCAAGAGTGAGTCTCGATGCCCGCTTCCTCGACCGAAAGCGACTCGTTAAGTGAATCCACGACCAACCTTTCGGTAATGACGGAAACCGATCTCGAAGATCTACGTCGGGGTACTGATCTCGTCAAGCGTGGCTTCGCGAAGATGCAGAAAGGCGGCGTCATCATGGACGTCGTCAGCCCGGAACAGGCCCGGATCGCCGAGGACGCCGGTGCTGTCGCCGTCATGGCCCTAGAGGCCGTCCCGGCTGACATCCGCAAGCGCGGCGGCGTCGCCCGGATGGCCGACCCGGCGGACATCCAGGAGATCATCGACGAGGTTTCGATCCCGGTGATGGGCAAGTCTCGGATCGGCCACACCAAGGAGGCCCAGATCCTCGAAGCCATCGGCGTGGACATGGTCGACGAGAGCGAGGTCCTGACGCCCGCCGACGACGCCTATCACATCGACAAGCGCGACTTCACGACCCCGTTCGTCTGCGGGGCACGGAATCTCGGCGAAGCCCTGCGCCGGATCGACGAGGGCGCGGCGATGATCCGGACCAAAGGTGAGGCCGGCACGGGCGACGTCAACCAGGCCGTCCACCACCAGCGGACGATCAAGGGTGCGATCCGGCAACTCGACGGCATGAGCCACGAGGAACGCGAGGCATGGGCACGAGAACACGAAGCCCCAGCCGAACTCGTCCACGAGACCGCCGAGATGGGTCGTCTCCCGGTCGTCAACTTCGCCGCCGGCGGGATCGCGACGCCCGCCGACGCAGCCCTGATGATGCACCACGAGTGTGACGGCATCTTCGTCGGCTCGGGCATCTTCGGCGCGGAGGACCCGGAAGCGATGGGTCGGGCGATCGTCGAAGCCGTCAACAACCACGACGACCCCGAACGGCTGGCCGAGATCGCCGCCGGAACAGGCTCCGGCATGAAGGGTGACGCCAACG is from Halorhabdus sp. BNX81 and encodes:
- a CDS encoding tripartite tricarboxylate transporter permease; this encodes MFDLGVRLAFAPEATALAIVAIAGGICLGTISGLTPGLHANNFALLLAAVAPSVPAPPRLVGAAMLAAGVVHTFLDFVPALALGVPDPAMAASALPSHRLVLGGRGREALRLSALGSGLAVVFALPLAVPVTLVMLEVYPMLAARLPVVLTAIAAAVIATEPTNHARKAALLSFLVSAALGVVTLDVPADGVLPVGSMLAPLFGGLFGAPVLIDAMRGAGVPSQDGPTVRTTRKSVGGLALLGTVSGAIVGYLPGVSSAIAATLALVSAPSKYGSRGFVVTTSGVNTSNTLFALCALIAFGNPRTGVLVALDRSGAPLAWPLLVASVLIAAAVGFVLVVVVGDWYLRAVRRLDHVRLSVGVLAVLALLSGLFAGPIGVVVFAVSTLVGLIPARLGARRVSLMGVLIGPLILGV
- the pdxS gene encoding pyridoxal 5'-phosphate synthase lyase subunit PdxS, with the protein product MTETDLEDLRRGTDLVKRGFAKMQKGGVIMDVVSPEQARIAEDAGAVAVMALEAVPADIRKRGGVARMADPADIQEIIDEVSIPVMGKSRIGHTKEAQILEAIGVDMVDESEVLTPADDAYHIDKRDFTTPFVCGARNLGEALRRIDEGAAMIRTKGEAGTGDVNQAVHHQRTIKGAIRQLDGMSHEEREAWAREHEAPAELVHETAEMGRLPVVNFAAGGIATPADAALMMHHECDGIFVGSGIFGAEDPEAMGRAIVEAVNNHDDPERLAEIAAGTGSGMKGDANVDLPEDEQLQGRGV